In one Podarcis muralis chromosome 7, rPodMur119.hap1.1, whole genome shotgun sequence genomic region, the following are encoded:
- the LOC114603344 gene encoding hemicentin-1-like isoform X11, giving the protein MGRHEAWRPPGWRYSWHTAFLAASILSSCFLFPQAQETTGIRIRVVPEVLKEGDSVTLTPEIPYLKNLSNCKWYRGAVEVKNTIITYFLAPVIGQENGDAHTGRETGRPDCSLYITNLKPDDSGTYSFKPEGLGVTGTGATNITVSEYLSKPKVLVSPSPFLTEFETAILTCNTTPRIVSVAWFWDGLPLRESSQMQLSDANRTLTIHGINRSDAGEYRCQVSNPAYTEMSDAVYISVFFGPETPEIQPNTSVYNEHSDIQLTCTASGEPAIVYTWFINGTKYSDGSQLLIRDISVEQSGTYLCKAVNKVTRDQKNTTLEIEVVGEVRNVTISGPSNAKENDSVTLNCNSAGTNVSYYWLKGSQLIEGGGHISLDNNNQRLILNPVTRNDEANYTCFGNNSFSESSSEPHWLQIFYGPDIPTINPQDPVYRDQSTLNLSCSANSNPPANYSWYHNEKLLEAQNESQLLISHLSLNDAGKYTCNATNDATGLFSHTSLEISVLGEVRNVTISGPSNAKENDSVTLNCNSAGTNVSYYWLKGSQLIEGGGHISLDNNNQRLILNPVTRNDEANYTCFGNNSFSESSSEPHWLQIYYGPDIPTINPQEPVYIEHFPLNLSCSANSNPPANYSWYHNEKLLEAQNESQLLISHLSLNDAGKYTCNATNDATGLFSHTSLEISVLGDVRNVTISGPSNATENDSVTLNCNSAGTNVSYYWLMGSQLIEGGGHISLDNNNQRLILNPVTRNDEANYTCFGNNSFSESSSEPHWLQIFYGPDIPTINPQEPVYIEHFPLNLSCSAYSNPPANYSWYHNEKLLEAQNESQLLISHLSLNDAGKYTCNATNDVTGHFSHTSLEISVLGEVRNVTISGPSNAKENDSVTLNCNSAGTNFSYYWLKGSQLIEGGGHISLDNNNQRLILNPITRNDEANYTCFGNNSFSENSSEPHWLQIFYGPDIPTINPQEPVYIEHFPLNLSCSANSNPPANYSWYHNEKLLEAQNESQLLISHLSLNDAGKYTCNATNDATGLFSHTSLEISVLGEVRNVTISGPSNATENDSVTLNCNSAGTNVSYYWLKGSQLIEGGGHISLDNNNQRLILNPITRNDEANYTCFGNNSFSENSSEPHWLQIFYGPDIPTINPQEPVYIEHFPLNLSCSANSNPPASYSWYHNEKLLEAQNESQLLISHLSLNDAGKYTCNATNDATGHFSHTSLEISVLGYVTNITISDSGKAIENSTTVLHCTSAGTNVSYSWLRGNESLVVGERISLSNNNQVLTFNPTSRNDSDSYSCYGYNSFSNDSTSYLLNVLYGPDVPEIGPSEHYYAEGSNLTLSCTADSNPAAQYTWSFNETSDIGSASQLSIHNLQFHHSGNYTCKAFNNETNASSTSASREIWVLAEVSDVAIMGLSEAIENESLILTCTSVGSEVSYYWFRGNQSLEDGGHISLSHDNQNLTINPVSQSDAGSYTCLGVNRISNNTSTPFELTVFYGPDDPVISPKINTYRTGSSLNLSCSADSHPPPQYTWIFKEGIIGNTSELLIWNLSLNDTGDYTCSAFNVETNLSKSASLLVEVYESTPPGSGLTPGQIVGIVIGCVLGVALIGGLGYFLFTKTALGRTEQHSSNGNIPSAPGRNQGVTDTKPTPGEEDIQYSTLAFKANHPPQPQPAATRPLESNIIYSEIKKK; this is encoded by the exons ATGGGCAGGCACGAGGCGTGGAGACCCCCCGGATGGAGGTACTCCTGGCACACGGCGTTCCTAGCAG CCTCCATCCTGAGttcctgtttcctgtttcctcAAGCCCAGGAGACAACTGGAATACGTATCAGAGTTGTTCCAGAAGTGCTGAAAGAAGGAGATAGTGTCACCTTAACACCAGAAATTCCTTATCTGAAGAATCTTAGTAACTGCAAATGGTACCGAGGGGCCGTTGAAGTAAAAAACACTATTATTACATATTTCCTAGCTCCAGTTATTGGTCAGGAAAATGGAGATGCCCACACTGGCAGGGAGACTGGGAGGCCAGATTGCTCCCTTTACATCACAAATTTAAAGCCAGATGACTCTGGAACCTATTCGTTTAAACCAGAAGGTCTTGGGGTTACCGGCACAGGGGCTACAAACATCACCGTTTCAG AATATCTCTCCAAGCCCAAGGTGCTTGTTTCCCCATCCCCTTTCCTAACCGAGTTCGAGACTGCCATTTTAACTTGCAACACCACGCCTAGAATTGTCAGTGTCGCCTGGTTCTGGGATGGATTGCCTCTCAGGGAGAGCTCTCAGATGCAGCTTTCCGATGCTAATCGGACTCTCACCATCCACGGCATAAACCGCAGCGATGCTGGGGAATATCGCTGTCAAGTGTCCAACCCAGCCTACACTGAAATGAGTGATGCCGTATACATTTCAGTGTTCT TTGGACCCGAAACACCTGAGATCCAGCCAAATACAAGCGTTTACAATGAGCATTCTGACATCCAGCTCACCTGCACAGCTAGTGGAGAGCCTGCTATTGTCTATACTTGGTTTATCAATGGGACAAAATATTCTGACGGATCCCAACTGCTCATCCGAGACATTTCTGTGGAGCAGTCTGGGACGTATCTCTGCAAGGCGGTGAATAAAGTGACTCGTGACCAGAAAAACACCACCCTGGAAATTGAGGTGGTGG GAGAGGTACGTAATGTGACCATTTCCGGCCCCTCTAATGCCAAAGAAAACGATAGTGTCACTTTGAACTGCAATTCTGCTGGCACCAATGTTTCGTATTACTGGCTGAAGGGAAGCCAGCTGATTGAAGGAGGAGGTCATATCTCTTTAGACAACAACAACCAGAGGCTCATTCTCAACCCAGTCACCAGGAACGATGAGGCCAACTACACCTGCTTTGGGAACAACAGCTTCTCTGAAAGTTCCAGTGAGCCACATTGGCTGCAAATCTTCT ACGGGCCCGACATCCCCACAATCAACCCTCAGGACCCAGTTTATAGAGACCAATCCACCCTTAACCTCTCGTGTTCTGCCAACTCCAACCCACCTGCCAATTATTCTTGGTATCACAATGAGAAACTTCTGGAAGCTCAGAACGAGTCCCAACTCCTGATCTCGCACCTTTCTCTAAATGATGCCGGCAAATATACTTGTAATGCCACCAATGATGCCACCGGCCTTTTCAGCCACACCAGCCTGGAGATCAGCGTCCTGG GAGAGGTACGTAATGTGACCATTTCCGGCCCCTCTAATGCCAAAGAAAATGATAGTGTCACTTTGAACTGCAATTCTGCTGGCACCAATGTTTCGTATTACTGGCTGAAGGGAAGCCAGCTGATTGAAGGAGGAGGTCATATCTCTTTAGACAACAACAACCAGAGGCTCATTCTCAACCCAGTCACCAGGAACGATGAGGCCAACTACACCTGCTTTGGGAACAACAGCTTCTCTGAAAGTTCCAGTGAGCCACATTGGCTGCAAATCTACT ACGGGCCCGACATCCCCACAATCAACCCTCAGGAGCCAGTTTACATAGAGCACTTCCCCCTTAACCTCTCGTGTTCTGCCAACTCCAACCCACCTGCCAATTATTCTTGGTATCACAATGAGAAACTTCTGGAAGCTCAGAACGAGTCCCAACTCCTGATCTCGCATCTTTCTCTAAATGATGCCGGCAAATATACTTGTAATGCCACCAATGATGCCACCGGCCTTTTCAGCCACACCAGCCTGGAGATCAGCGTCCTGG GAGATGTACGTAATGTGACCATTTCCGGCCCCTCTAATGCCACAGAAAACGATAGTGTCACTTTGAACTGCAATTCTGCTGGCACCAATGTTTCGTATTACTGGCTGATGGGAAGCCAGCTGATTGAAGGAGGAGGTCATATCTCTTTAGACAACAACAACCAGAGGCTCATTCTCAACCCAGTCACCAGGAACGATGAGGCCAACTATACCTGCTTTGGGAACAACAGCTTCTCTGAAAGTTCCAGTGAGCCACATTGGCTGCAAATCTTCT ACGGGCCTGACATCCCCACAATCAACCCTCAGGAGCCAGTTTACATAGAGCACTTCCCCCTTAACCTCTCGTGTTCTGCCTACTCCAACCCACCTGCCAATTATTCTTGGTATCATAATGAGAAACTTCTGGAAGCTCAGAATGAGTCCCAACTCCTGATCTCGCATCTTTCTCTAAATGATGCCGGCAAATATACTTGTAATGCCACCAATGATGTCACCGGCCATTTCAGCCACACCAGCCTGGAGATCAGCGTCCTGG GAGAGGTACGTAATGTGACCATTTCTGGCCCCTCTAATGCCAAAGAAAACGATAGTGTCACTTTGAACTGCAATTCTGCTGGCACCAATTTTTCGTATTACTGGCTGAAGGGAAGCCAGCTGATTGAAGGAGGTGGTCATATCTCTTTAGACAACAACAACCAGAGGCTCATTCTCAACCCAATCACCAGGAACGATGAGGCCAACTACACCTGCTTTGGGAACAACAGCTTCTCTGAAAATTCCAGTGAGCCACATTGGCTGCAAATCTTCT ACGGGCCTGACATCCCCACAATCAACCCTCAGGAGCCAGTTTACATAGAGCACTTCCCCCTTAACCTCTCGTGTTCTGCCAACTCCAACCCACCTGCCAATTATTCTTGGTATCACAATGAGAAACTTCTGGAAGCTCAGAACGAGTCCCAACTCCTGATCTCGCATCTTTCTCTAAATGATGCCGGCAAATATACTTGTAATGCCACCAATGATGCCACCGGCCTTTTCAGCCACACCAGCCTGGAGATCAGCGTCCTGG GAGAGGTACGTAATGTGACCATTTCCGGCCCCTCTAATGCCACAGAAAACGATAGTGTCACTTTGAACTGCAATTCTGCTGGCACCAATGTTTCGTATTACTGGCTGAAGGGAAGCCAGCTGATTGAAGGAGGTGGTCATATCTCTTTAGACAACAACAACCAGAGGCTCATTCTCAACCCAATCACCAGGAACGATGAGGCCAACTACACCTGCTTTGGGAACAACAGCTTCTCTGAAAATTCCAGTGAGCCACATTGGCTGCAAATCTTCT ACGGGCCTGACATCCCCACAATCAACCCTCAGGAGCCAGTTTACATAGAGCACTTCCCCCTTAACCTCTCGTGTTCTGCCAACTCCAACCCACCTGCCAGTTATTCTTGGTATCATAATGAGAAACTTCTGGAAGCTCAGAACGAGTCCCAACTCCTGATCTCGCACCTTTCTCTAAATGATGCCGGCAAATATACTTGCAATGCCACCAATGATGCCACCGGCCATTTCAGCCACACCAGCCTGGAGATCAGCGTCCTGG GATATGTCACTAATATCACCATCAGTGACTCTGGCAAGGCCATCGAGAATAGCACCACAGTTCTGCACTGCACCTCCGCAGGCACTAACGTTTCCTACTCTTGGTTAAGAGGGAACGAGAGCCTGGTGGTTGGAGAGCGCATTTCTCTGAGCAACAACAACCAGGTCCTCACATTCAATCCAACGAGCCGGAATGACTCGGACAGCTACAGCTGCTATGGATATAACAGCTTCTCTAATGACAGCACCTCATACTTGCTGAATGTTTTGT ATGGGCCTGATGTCCCTGAAATTGGCCCCAGTGAGCACTATTACGCAGAGGGCTCCAATCTCACTCTCTCCTGCACTGCTGACTCCAACCCAGCTGCGCAATACACCTGGAGTTTCAATGAGACATCAGACATAGGGTCCGCCTCCCAGCTTTCTATCCACAATCTGCAGTTCCACCACAGTGGGAATTACACCTGCAAGGCTTTCAACAATGAAACCAatgctagctccacctctgcaaGCCGGGAGATCTGGGTACTAG CGGAGGTTTCTGACGTTGCCATTATGGGTCTGTCAGAAGCCATTGAGAACGAGTCGCTGATTCTGACTTGCACCTCCGTTGGCAGCGAGGTCTCTTACTATTGGTTCAGAGGGAATCAGAGCCTGGAGGATGGAGGTCATATATCTCTGAGTCATGATAACCAAAACCTCACAATAAACCCGGTCAGCCAGTCTGATGCAGGTTCCTACACCTGCCTTGGAGTCAACAGAATCAGCAATAACACCAGCACCCCCTTCGAACTGACAGTGTTCT ATGGGCCTGATGATCCTGTAATCAGCCCCAAAATCAATACTTACCGTACGGGATCCAGCCTCAACCTCAGCTGCAGTGCCGACTCCCACCCGCCGCCTCAATACACTTGGATTTTTAAAGAGGGAATAATTGGGAACACCTCTGAGCTGTTGATCTGGAATCTGTCTCTCAACGACACTGGGGATTATACCTGCAGTGCTTTCAATGTTGAGACTAATCTCAGCAAAAGTGCAAGCCTCCTTGTTGAGGTGTATG